The following proteins come from a genomic window of Campylobacter concisus:
- the flgK gene encoding flagellar hook-associated protein FlgK, whose protein sequence is MANIFMSLGTGVSGLNAAQLQISTTGNNIANADSNYYTRQRVVQSASPAMNTVPGGVGTGTQVDTITRLHDEFAYSRLKYSSSNLENTAYKQRILQEATKYFPDLKDNGMVKDIQEYFSAWNNFASNPNAGAQKVNLINKASVLTASINRSSKMLYDMHEKIDETIKININEINSLGRQIANINKQIQRIESGADAGIKINANDLRDKRDELELAMSKLVNTAVYKSDLKSNSRVDTGITDQGKYYNLNIGGVSIVDGVNFHEISMSSTESGRYTKIYYEREDGRRIPMEEKITGGKIGAALDLRGRNYESDNDKFSDGTIQKYIDNLNTFSKTLITSTNNIYAESAVEISNSDPISYLEGDKTLMNHDNSIRNGSFEAIVYDNKGNVVARKTINVNGTTTMNDTRYGNSIVKDFNSNSDDNKDNNMLNDVDDFFEASYFYDKNTKKGTFSLIPKQAQGLYSISIVDHGTNFPGAVGINRFFSGTDSNSIGINQNFTQDHTKLRAYSKPVIGNNEVANKMIQLQYQKQTFYSSGIALDRDETIEGYYRYLTTDMASDTEANNTIHDTNTSLQKTAEEEFQSTSGVDTNEELTNLIRFQASYGAAAKIITTVDQMLDTLLSLKQ, encoded by the coding sequence ATGGCTAATATTTTTATGTCATTAGGCACGGGTGTTTCGGGGCTAAATGCGGCCCAGCTTCAAATAAGTACAACCGGAAATAATATCGCAAATGCCGATAGCAACTACTATACAAGGCAGCGTGTTGTCCAATCTGCTTCTCCAGCGATGAATACAGTCCCTGGCGGAGTTGGCACAGGCACACAAGTAGATACTATAACAAGGCTTCATGATGAGTTTGCCTACTCAAGACTAAAATACTCATCGTCAAATTTAGAAAATACGGCCTATAAACAAAGAATTTTGCAAGAAGCTACAAAATATTTTCCTGATCTAAAAGATAATGGAATGGTAAAGGATATTCAGGAGTATTTTTCCGCGTGGAATAACTTTGCTTCAAACCCTAATGCTGGTGCTCAGAAAGTAAATTTGATAAATAAAGCAAGTGTATTGACTGCAAGTATCAACCGCTCATCAAAGATGCTTTATGATATGCATGAAAAGATTGATGAAACGATAAAAATAAATATAAATGAGATAAATTCGCTAGGCAGACAAATAGCAAATATTAATAAGCAAATCCAAAGAATAGAATCAGGCGCAGACGCAGGTATAAAAATAAATGCAAATGATCTTCGTGATAAACGTGATGAATTAGAACTTGCTATGTCAAAGCTAGTAAATACGGCAGTTTATAAAAGCGATCTAAAGAGCAATTCTAGGGTAGATACAGGAATAACAGATCAAGGAAAATACTACAATCTAAACATTGGTGGTGTAAGTATCGTTGATGGTGTAAATTTTCATGAAATTTCTATGAGTTCAACTGAAAGTGGAAGATATACAAAAATTTATTATGAAAGAGAAGATGGCAGAAGAATCCCAATGGAGGAAAAGATTACAGGTGGTAAAATCGGAGCTGCACTTGATCTTAGGGGTAGAAACTATGAGTCAGATAATGATAAATTTAGCGACGGAACGATCCAAAAATACATTGATAATCTAAATACATTTAGTAAAACCTTGATAACAAGTACAAATAATATCTATGCCGAATCCGCAGTTGAAATTTCTAACTCAGATCCGATAAGTTATTTAGAAGGCGATAAAACGTTGATGAATCATGATAATAGTATAAGAAACGGAAGTTTTGAAGCTATTGTTTATGATAACAAAGGCAATGTCGTGGCCAGAAAAACTATAAATGTAAATGGCACGACGACGATGAATGATACAAGATATGGCAACTCTATCGTCAAAGACTTTAACTCAAACTCAGATGACAATAAAGACAATAATATGCTAAATGACGTTGATGACTTTTTCGAGGCATCATATTTTTATGATAAAAATACTAAAAAAGGTACATTTTCTCTCATTCCAAAACAAGCTCAAGGGCTTTATAGTATATCGATAGTCGATCACGGTACAAATTTCCCAGGCGCTGTTGGCATAAATAGATTTTTTTCAGGTACTGACTCAAATAGTATCGGCATAAATCAAAATTTTACCCAAGACCACACAAAGCTTCGTGCCTACTCAAAGCCAGTTATCGGAAATAATGAAGTTGCAAATAAAATGATCCAGCTTCAGTATCAAAAGCAGACCTTTTACTCAAGTGGCATAGCGCTTGATAGAGATGAGACGATCGAGGGATATTACCGCTATCTTACGACTGATATGGCGAGTGATACAGAGGCGAATAATACTATCCACGATACAAATACGTCTTTGCAAAAGACAGCTGAAGAGGAATTTCAATCAACAAGTGGCGTAGATACGAACGAAGAGCTTACTAATTTGATCCGTTTTCAAGCAAGTTACGGCGCAGCGGCAAAGATCATCACGACAGTTGATCAAATGCTAGATACCCTTCTTTCATTAAAACAATGA
- the flgN gene encoding flagellar export chaperone FlgN encodes MIKKLLDEAIGELDELINLTIQDIANIKEAKHSSVDESVKKKNALVRAFEDTKRALDKELLKVSKESGTTTLASVLDDEVKSKLVLMRSKLENLHKVNKEYARHVVAVKEFFDSLNEKIFGTKASEYGQDGNSIDNNFYKSRV; translated from the coding sequence ATGATAAAAAAGCTTTTGGACGAGGCTATAGGCGAGCTTGATGAGCTCATAAATTTAACCATACAAGATATCGCAAATATAAAAGAGGCAAAGCACTCAAGCGTTGATGAGAGTGTAAAGAAAAAAAATGCCTTAGTTCGTGCATTTGAAGATACCAAAAGAGCACTAGATAAAGAGCTTTTAAAGGTATCAAAAGAGAGCGGTACGACTACACTTGCTAGCGTTTTAGACGATGAAGTGAAGTCAAAGCTTGTACTTATGCGTTCAAAGCTTGAAAATTTACATAAAGTCAATAAAGAATATGCAAGGCATGTTGTTGCCGTTAAAGAATTTTTTGACTCACTTAATGAAAAAATTTTTGGCACTAAAGCAAGTGAATACGGTCAAGATGGAAATAGCATAGATAATAATTTTTATAAATCAAGGGTTTAA
- a CDS encoding flagellar biosynthesis anti-sigma factor FlgM: MIRPLNQRPNFQANALNKNSDAKVETQSKEVRTNENAKLKEIADAIANGTYQVDISKTARAVADALL, encoded by the coding sequence ATGATAAGGCCTTTGAACCAAAGACCAAATTTTCAGGCAAATGCGCTAAATAAAAATAGCGATGCCAAGGTCGAAACTCAGAGTAAAGAAGTAAGAACAAACGAAAACGCAAAGCTAAAAGAGATAGCTGATGCCATAGCAAATGGCACTTATCAGGTTGATATCTCAAAAACGGCTAGGGCTGTGGCTGATGCGCTGCTGTAA
- a CDS encoding rod-binding protein, translated as MQIDNTLALNSYNEISTNKIKNANAKQDALLKEQTDAFEAYMVKAVLDIALKEDEHNSLYPKAAGSDIYRSMYNDAMSKALSGNLGFSELLYDFLKRDS; from the coding sequence ATGCAAATAGACAACACCTTAGCACTAAATTCATACAATGAAATTTCTACAAATAAGATAAAAAATGCAAATGCTAAACAAGATGCACTTTTAAAAGAGCAAACTGATGCATTTGAGGCTTATATGGTAAAGGCTGTGCTTGATATTGCTTTAAAAGAAGATGAGCACAACTCGCTATATCCAAAAGCTGCTGGTAGCGACATTTATAGGTCAATGTATAACGATGCAATGAGTAAAGCATTGAGTGGAAATCTTGGTTTTTCAGAACTTTTGTACGATTTTTTAAAGAGAGACTCTTAA
- a CDS encoding flagellar basal body P-ring protein FlgI, with protein sequence MKKFLSFVAASVIATSAFATQIKELANIVGVRDNQLIGYGLVVGLNGTGDGSTSKFTIQSLSNMLQGVNVKINPDDIKSKNAAAVMVTAKLPAFARHGDKLDVVISSIGDAKSLQGGTLLMTPLKGVDGDIYALAQGALSIGGKSMGRSGGNHPTVGSILNGALVEREVTYDIYNQDSIRLSLKDTNFKTALDIQNAINANISDDAAKAIDPRTVIVKKPDDVSIIELASAVLDLDVEYKPDEKIVVDERTGTIVSGINAVVSPVVLTHGAITIKIEPNSYDEAAQNDVNIGSDTSVAPSQNLLKISGEKTTVANVTRALNKLGATPSDIISILENLKRVGAIQVDLEII encoded by the coding sequence ATGAAAAAATTTTTATCTTTTGTAGCAGCTTCAGTGATAGCTACTTCAGCCTTTGCTACGCAGATAAAAGAGCTTGCAAACATCGTTGGCGTAAGGGATAACCAGCTAATAGGCTACGGCCTAGTTGTAGGACTAAACGGCACAGGTGATGGCTCAACGTCAAAATTTACGATCCAGTCTTTATCAAACATGCTTCAAGGCGTAAACGTAAAGATAAACCCAGATGATATCAAGTCAAAAAATGCAGCTGCTGTTATGGTAACAGCCAAGCTTCCTGCATTTGCAAGGCATGGTGATAAACTCGATGTCGTGATCTCATCTATCGGCGATGCAAAAAGTTTGCAAGGTGGCACCCTTCTCATGACGCCACTAAAAGGTGTTGATGGTGATATTTACGCTTTGGCTCAGGGTGCTTTAAGCATCGGCGGAAAAAGCATGGGTAGATCAGGTGGCAACCACCCAACCGTTGGCTCTATCCTAAATGGAGCTTTGGTTGAACGAGAAGTGACTTATGATATTTACAATCAAGATAGCATAAGACTAAGCCTAAAAGATACAAATTTTAAAACCGCTCTTGATATCCAAAATGCTATAAATGCAAATATCTCTGATGATGCCGCAAAGGCGATCGATCCAAGAACGGTTATCGTTAAAAAACCAGATGATGTTAGTATTATCGAGCTTGCAAGTGCTGTGCTTGATCTTGATGTGGAGTATAAGCCAGATGAGAAGATAGTAGTTGATGAGAGAACTGGCACGATAGTAAGTGGCATAAATGCCGTAGTTAGCCCAGTTGTCTTAACGCATGGTGCAATCACAATAAAAATAGAGCCAAATAGCTACGATGAAGCAGCACAAAATGATGTAAATATAGGAAGCGATACATCTGTCGCACCTAGTCAAAATTTACTTAAAATTTCAGGTGAAAAAACAACCGTTGCAAATGTAACAAGAGCTTTAAATAAGCTTGGGGCAACACCAAGTGATATCATATCTATACTTGAAAATTTAAAGCGAGTTGGTGCGATACAAGTTGATTTGGAGATAATATAA
- the rsmD gene encoding 16S rRNA (guanine(966)-N(2))-methyltransferase RsmD produces the protein MKLYTKISSGKFKGKRLELPSLSTTRSTKSIVKESFFNVIRDEIYSLTFIEGFGGSGVMASEAVSNGAREAIAIEKDRAAFKITQNNLASLECSNLKAINGDTFSVLPDIVNSQSGKVLLYLDPPFDIRAGFDGIYEKLVNLISQLKKEKIYMIVFEHNSDFKFCDEISTYKLVKFKKFGATSLSYFQ, from the coding sequence GTGAAGCTTTACACTAAAATCTCAAGTGGTAAATTTAAAGGTAAAAGGCTTGAGCTGCCAAGCCTAAGCACGACTAGAAGCACAAAAAGCATCGTAAAAGAGTCCTTCTTTAACGTCATTAGAGATGAAATTTACTCGCTTACATTTATAGAGGGCTTTGGTGGAAGTGGCGTGATGGCAAGCGAGGCCGTTAGCAACGGAGCACGTGAGGCTATCGCTATTGAAAAAGATAGAGCCGCTTTTAAGATCACACAAAACAATCTTGCTAGCCTAGAGTGCTCAAATTTAAAAGCAATAAATGGCGATACCTTTTCTGTTTTACCCGATATTGTAAATTCTCAAAGTGGCAAGGTCTTGCTCTATCTTGATCCCCCATTTGACATAAGAGCTGGCTTTGATGGCATCTACGAAAAGCTTGTAAATTTAATCTCACAGCTAAAAAAAGAGAAAATTTATATGATAGTTTTTGAACACAACAGCGACTTTAAATTTTGCGATGAAATTTCTACATATAAACTTGTAAAATTTAAAAAATTTGGAGCTACTTCGCTCTCTTATTTTCAATAA
- a CDS encoding FlaG family protein — protein MEIFKVAANQVLDTSMSTSAQRQIDSRPIEHSDVKLSADKNNETKDINELDGLSNEELAKRTREVTDRLNYQMQQLDTNVRFAYNEKLNLMVVQVKDAKTGEEITQLPSKEAIRISEYFKESIGILFDKES, from the coding sequence ATGGAAATCTTTAAGGTAGCAGCAAATCAGGTGCTAGATACGAGCATGAGCACATCTGCTCAGCGTCAAATAGACAGCAGACCTATCGAGCATTCTGATGTTAAATTAAGTGCTGATAAAAACAATGAAACAAAAGACATTAACGAGCTAGACGGACTTAGCAACGAAGAGCTTGCCAAAAGAACAAGAGAGGTCACTGACAGACTAAACTATCAAATGCAGCAGCTTGATACTAATGTAAGATTTGCTTACAATGAGAAGCTAAATTTAATGGTCGTGCAAGTAAAAGATGCTAAAACTGGAGAAGAGATAACACAACTTCCAAGCAAAGAAGCTATAAGAATAAGCGAGTATTTCAAAGAAAGTATCGGAATACTTTTTGACAAGGAGAGTTAA
- the fliD gene encoding flagellar filament capping protein FliD, giving the protein MAVGNVTNLGIGTKNSGLNDDLIKKLKEADEAGQIKPLTKRLERNDLKQKDLAALKTLVSNVNVSGKTLGGEALYLKRTTNNAGKSVTASAANGVSVQNFSIDVQKLAQKDTFQSSNFKNASNLVGATSNGSFDVEIDGQKFSISVTRSTTYQDIVDKINDISRGKLQARILNVGGDKPNQIMLQSGNTGATQTIKFSNDTAGVLDKLGWDSTQFQDKDANGTLLTNPDGTPKMTSNFEKNRILKAQDAEFTYNGVNVKRSKNTFNDLRPGISITLNETGKTNVSVSQDTKEVIKAVEEFIKDYNLMTMNLGIATKYDEEKGAGTFQGVSEISSLRSNIGRLVNGQDSEGKALSKYGIVPDKDGQLQLDLNKLNAALSKDPEEIQKFFMGSSKIEPISYMGASTVSSGVLDIKAGDLTINGKSVTFSTTATATAEENALKLQQAINDAGITGVTASLDNSGKRIVLKRSDGENIEVKGKNSALTALGMNEATINPVTKKTDGLFTKLAKMLDGVVGKKGTMIAMQNQLKDENESITKNKESTQKLLDEKYTTMQERFIKYNAIIASLENQFSTLKSMIDAEINSRK; this is encoded by the coding sequence ATGGCAGTAGGTAACGTAACAAATTTAGGCATCGGCACAAAAAATAGCGGACTAAATGATGATCTTATCAAAAAATTAAAAGAAGCAGATGAAGCAGGACAGATCAAGCCTTTAACAAAAAGGCTAGAAAGAAATGACCTAAAGCAAAAAGACCTTGCAGCGCTAAAAACTCTAGTTAGCAACGTAAACGTAAGTGGCAAAACACTTGGTGGAGAGGCACTTTATCTAAAAAGAACTACAAACAATGCTGGCAAAAGCGTAACAGCCTCAGCAGCAAATGGCGTTAGCGTTCAAAATTTTAGTATAGATGTGCAAAAACTTGCTCAAAAAGATACATTTCAAAGCTCAAATTTCAAAAACGCTTCAAACTTAGTAGGTGCGACAAGCAACGGCTCTTTTGATGTTGAGATCGATGGACAAAAATTTTCTATTAGCGTAACTAGATCAACCACATATCAAGATATTGTAGACAAGATAAATGATATTAGTCGTGGTAAATTGCAAGCTAGAATTTTAAATGTTGGCGGAGATAAGCCAAATCAAATCATGCTTCAATCAGGCAACACTGGCGCAACACAGACTATTAAATTTTCAAATGATACAGCTGGTGTTTTAGATAAACTTGGCTGGGATAGTACGCAGTTTCAAGATAAAGATGCAAATGGCACTCTGCTAACAAATCCTGATGGCACACCAAAGATGACATCAAATTTTGAAAAAAATAGAATTTTAAAGGCACAAGATGCGGAATTTACATATAACGGAGTAAATGTAAAAAGAAGCAAAAATACCTTCAACGACTTAAGACCGGGAATTTCTATTACATTAAATGAAACTGGCAAAACAAACGTGAGCGTCTCTCAAGATACAAAAGAGGTAATAAAAGCGGTTGAAGAATTTATCAAAGACTACAACCTAATGACCATGAACCTTGGCATAGCTACAAAATATGACGAGGAAAAAGGAGCTGGCACTTTCCAAGGCGTTAGCGAAATTTCAAGCTTAAGATCAAACATTGGTCGTCTTGTAAATGGACAAGATAGCGAAGGCAAAGCATTAAGCAAATATGGCATAGTGCCTGATAAAGACGGACAGCTTCAGCTTGATCTAAATAAGCTAAATGCAGCTCTTAGCAAAGATCCTGAAGAGATTCAGAAATTTTTCATGGGATCAAGCAAGATCGAGCCAATAAGCTATATGGGAGCATCGACTGTTAGCTCTGGGGTATTAGACATAAAAGCTGGTGATCTTACGATAAACGGTAAGTCGGTTACGTTCTCAACTACTGCCACAGCCACAGCCGAAGAGAACGCACTAAAACTTCAACAAGCTATAAATGACGCTGGTATAACTGGAGTGACAGCCAGTCTTGATAACAGTGGCAAAAGAATCGTCTTAAAAAGAAGCGATGGCGAAAATATCGAGGTAAAAGGTAAAAATTCAGCCTTAACAGCTCTAGGTATGAATGAAGCTACCATAAATCCAGTAACCAAAAAGACAGATGGGCTATTTACAAAGCTAGCTAAAATGCTTGATGGTGTCGTTGGTAAAAAAGGCACAATGATCGCTATGCAAAATCAGTTAAAAGACGAGAATGAGTCGATCACAAAAAACAAAGAGAGCACACAAAAGCTTTTAGATGAGAAATACACAACAATGCAAGAGCGTTTTATCAAGTATAACGCTATCATAGCAAGTTTAGAAAATCAGTTCTCAACACTAAAATCAATGATCGATGCAGAGATAAATAGCAGAAAATAA
- the fliS gene encoding flagellar export chaperone FliS: MNQSVYSAYAQSSFGGIESPTKLIEMLYDGILKFIFRTKKAIEAGDIEKKVYYINRTNAIFVELLNSLDYSQGDVAHYLSGLYTRQMQLLAMANIQNDIAALNEVTNVVKQLSEAWREVTSGE, from the coding sequence ATGAATCAAAGTGTATATAGTGCATACGCACAGTCTAGTTTTGGGGGCATTGAGTCCCCAACTAAATTAATAGAAATGCTTTATGACGGGATTTTAAAATTTATATTTCGTACAAAAAAGGCGATAGAAGCTGGAGATATAGAGAAAAAAGTTTATTATATTAATAGGACAAACGCTATTTTTGTTGAGCTTTTAAATTCGCTTGATTATTCTCAAGGCGACGTAGCCCACTATCTTAGCGGCCTTTATACAAGACAGATGCAGCTTCTTGCCATGGCAAATATACAAAACGATATCGCAGCTTTAAACGAAGTAACCAATGTTGTAAAGCAACTATCTGAAGCATGGAGAGAGGTCACTTCAGGTGAATAG
- a CDS encoding Type 1 glutamine amidotransferase-like domain-containing protein yields the protein MANIFLCSYFAEIASKIDEVVNFQGKDIVFIDTAAKFEEVNFYVDEAVEILENFGAKLRRLDVSCAKDSAALVSSQDEPSCEDEILSAISQCDIIYVSGGNTFYLLNELRKSRVWQAIKNAVKAGKIYIGESAGAIVAAPDTRYATLMDENSPNMSDFTGLNLVNFCVVPHFGCEPFTQATYEIMEKFGNLYDLRPINNAEFIAL from the coding sequence ATGGCGAATATTTTTCTTTGCTCTTATTTTGCGGAGATTGCGAGCAAGATTGATGAAGTGGTAAATTTTCAAGGCAAAGATATTGTTTTTATCGATACGGCAGCAAAATTTGAAGAGGTAAATTTTTACGTAGATGAAGCGGTGGAGATTTTAGAAAATTTTGGTGCGAAGCTAAGACGCCTTGACGTCTCTTGCGCCAAGGATTCGGCAGCGCTAGTATCTAGCCAAGATGAGCCATCTTGTGAAGATGAAATTTTATCTGCCATTAGTCAGTGCGATATCATTTACGTTAGCGGTGGAAATACGTTTTATCTGCTTAACGAGCTACGAAAATCGCGCGTCTGGCAAGCTATAAAAAATGCAGTCAAAGCGGGCAAAATTTATATCGGTGAGTCGGCGGGAGCGATCGTGGCCGCACCAGATACTAGATATGCTACGCTAATGGATGAAAATAGCCCAAATATGAGCGATTTTACGGGGTTAAATTTAGTTAATTTTTGCGTCGTGCCGCACTTTGGCTGCGAGCCTTTTACGCAGGCCACGTACGAGATAATGGAGAAATTTGGGAACTTATACGATTTGCGACCTATAAATAATGCTGAGTTTATCGCGCTTTGA
- the truD gene encoding tRNA pseudouridine(13) synthase TruD — MQEATTFKPLYALTHAPIEAYFSKNSDDFVVREIPLYEFSGDGEHLIVEISKKDMTTSDALHVLSEVTGAKMRDFGYAGLKDKQGMTTQFISMPRKFESNLANFSHEKMKILSLNAHKNKLRIGHLKGNSFFIRLKKVLPNNAKKLEQAFISIDKMGYANYFGYQRFGKFGDNAETGLELLKNGTINGKKSKNVKLNDFLISAYQSDLFNRWLSKRVEISRFAQDFSLGELAQIYPYLGGENLKNLKSQKRFFKLIEGEVLGHYPHGKCFLCEDLDAEGARFDARDITSCGLIAGAKAYEAQGAARMVEDQIFEQANEYKAKMTGSRRFAWCYLEDASYKYNEEKAHFTINFTLQKGSYATVVLEEILHKNIFE; from the coding sequence ATGCAAGAAGCCACCACTTTTAAGCCACTTTATGCACTCACTCATGCGCCCATAGAGGCTTACTTTTCTAAAAATTCAGATGATTTTGTCGTGCGCGAGATACCACTTTATGAGTTTAGTGGGGATGGCGAGCACTTAATCGTTGAAATTTCTAAAAAAGATATGACGACAAGTGATGCTTTGCATGTTCTTAGTGAAGTCACAGGGGCTAAAATGCGTGATTTTGGCTATGCTGGACTAAAGGACAAGCAGGGCATGACGACGCAGTTTATCTCTATGCCACGTAAATTTGAGAGCAATCTAGCAAACTTTAGCCACGAAAAGATGAAAATTTTAAGCTTAAATGCGCATAAAAATAAGCTTCGCATCGGACATCTAAAGGGAAATAGCTTTTTTATTCGCCTTAAAAAGGTGCTGCCAAATAATGCCAAAAAGCTAGAGCAAGCATTTATTAGTATTGATAAAATGGGCTATGCAAACTACTTTGGCTATCAGCGTTTTGGTAAGTTTGGGGACAATGCTGAAACTGGGCTTGAGCTACTTAAAAATGGAACGATAAATGGCAAAAAGAGCAAAAATGTAAAGCTAAACGACTTTTTGATCTCGGCATATCAAAGCGATCTTTTTAACCGCTGGCTTAGCAAACGCGTTGAGATTTCGAGGTTCGCGCAGGATTTTAGCCTAGGCGAGCTAGCTCAAATTTACCCGTATCTGGGCGGCGAAAATTTGAAAAATTTAAAATCGCAAAAGAGATTTTTTAAGCTGATAGAGGGCGAAGTTTTGGGTCACTACCCGCACGGCAAGTGCTTTTTGTGTGAGGATTTGGACGCAGAGGGCGCGCGCTTTGACGCTAGAGATATCACTAGCTGCGGGCTGATCGCGGGTGCGAAGGCGTATGAGGCGCAGGGCGCGGCGAGAATGGTCGAGGATCAAATTTTCGAGCAAGCAAATGAATATAAAGCTAAAATGACGGGGTCTAGGCGTTTTGCGTGGTGCTACTTGGAGGATGCAAGCTATAAATACAACGAGGAAAAGGCGCACTTTACGATAAATTTTACGCTGCAAAAAGGAAGCTACGCGACTGTTGTGCTAGAAGAAATCTTGCATAAAAATATCTTTGAGTAG
- a CDS encoding thiamine-phosphate kinase has product MDKENFTIECFGNAYIGDDAAVLDKQVFSKDIFAENSHFKHGWLSLEEIGYKAMIVNFSDTIVMNARPKFALLGLSLPKNFSPQQIKELSGGINRACEEFGVKIIGGDTISSKILNISVSVIGELNGKAVLRKNAKYGDLVAFTGELGGSQKGLNSLLRLAQISKNSRFKKPILRDKFFYKAAHLINSAMDISDGLNTDLAKLLKASKKGAKFTKKLSKFELSSGEEYEILFTFCPKNLNAIKRISAKTRTKISVFAKISNKRLRQNARSHHF; this is encoded by the coding sequence ATGGATAAAGAAAATTTCACGATTGAATGCTTTGGTAACGCTTATATTGGTGATGATGCGGCTGTGCTTGACAAGCAGGTCTTTAGCAAGGACATCTTTGCTGAAAATTCGCACTTTAAGCATGGCTGGCTAAGCCTTGAAGAGATCGGCTATAAGGCGATGATCGTAAATTTTTCAGATACGATCGTGATGAATGCTAGGCCAAAATTTGCGCTTCTTGGACTTAGCTTGCCAAAGAATTTTTCGCCGCAGCAAATCAAAGAGCTAAGTGGCGGCATAAACAGAGCTTGCGAAGAGTTTGGCGTAAAGATAATCGGTGGCGACACGATAAGTAGTAAAATTTTAAATATAAGCGTTAGTGTAATTGGTGAGCTAAATGGCAAAGCTGTGCTTAGAAAAAATGCAAAATACGGAGATCTGGTAGCTTTTACTGGCGAGCTTGGAGGCAGCCAAAAAGGGTTAAATTCACTTCTAAGACTAGCTCAAATTTCAAAAAATTCACGATTTAAAAAGCCTATTTTAAGAGATAAATTTTTCTACAAAGCAGCTCATCTTATAAACTCCGCTATGGATATCTCAGATGGGCTAAATACCGATCTTGCTAAGCTTTTAAAGGCTAGCAAAAAGGGTGCTAAATTTACAAAAAAGCTAAGCAAATTTGAGCTTAGTAGCGGCGAGGAGTATGAAATTTTATTTACTTTTTGTCCTAAAAATTTAAACGCCATCAAAAGGATCTCCGCAAAAACACGGACAAAGATTAGCGTCTTTGCAAAAATTTCAAATAAAAGGTTAAGACAAAATGCAAGAAGCCACCACTTTTAA